The Candidatus Rokuibacteriota bacterium DNA window GCGAGCACCGCCTTCCTATCACCGGCGACGAGAGCGTGTCAATCGGAAAGGGTCTGCCGGCGCGATTGACACGGGCACGGGGCTGCGGCTACCGTGGCGGCGGGCGGCGGAGATGCGCGTCGAAGAAGGCGGCGACGCGGGGGAGGAAGTCGGCGGGCAGCTCGCCGTGGCGCCCGCGCCCGGGGAAGTAGAACTCGGCGCGCGCGTTCGTGCCGAGCGCCGCGCGGAGGCGCTCGGCGTGGGCGAAGGGGATCTGCTCGTCCCCCCGGCTGTGGATCAGGAAGACGGGAGTCCCGAGCCGGCGCGCCGCGTCCAGCGGCGACGGCCGCGTGAGGTCGCCGCCGAGGAAGAGCCGGCCCCAGAGCATCATGAGCCTCACGAGCGGGTACCTGAGGGGCCCGAGCCAGAAGTAGAGCTCCCGGCCCAGCGTCTCGAGGTCGGCGAAGGACGCGTAGGCGACAACGGCGCCGATCCGGTCGTCGTCGGCGGCCGTCATGAGCGCCACGGCGCCGCCCAGCGAGAAGCCGAAGACACCGACCCGGGCGAACCCGCGCGCAGCCAGGACGTCGAGCACGCGGGCGAGGTCCCGGCGCTCGCGCAGGCCCAGCGTGGTCACGGCGCCGCCGCTCTGGCCGAAGTGACGGAGGTCCATCAGCAGCACGGTGAAGCGCGGGGCCAGCGCGGCGGCCAGCGGCAGCATGTCGCGCTTGTCGGCGGGATACCCGTGCAGGAAGATCACGGCCGGCGCGCCGGCGCGGGGGAGGAGCCAGCCTGCCAGCCGCACGCCATCGTCGGCCTCGATGCTGACGGTCTCGGGGTCCAGCCGGTAGTCCTCGGGCCCGAGCGGGATGGCGATCCGGGGGGGGCGCACCGCCACCCAGAAGGCGAGCAGGCTCAGGACGACGAAGCCGCCGACGGCGCAGGCGCCGACCACCGCCGCGTAGGCCCAGGCCCTCACAGGCGCCATCATGACACACGGAGGTCCACGCTTCGCCTTCCAC harbors:
- a CDS encoding alpha/beta fold hydrolase — encoded protein: MRAWAYAAVVGACAVGGFVVLSLLAFWVAVRPPRIAIPLGPEDYRLDPETVSIEADDGVRLAGWLLPRAGAPAVIFLHGYPADKRDMLPLAAALAPRFTVLLMDLRHFGQSGGAVTTLGLRERRDLARVLDVLAARGFARVGVFGFSLGGAVALMTAADDDRIGAVVAYASFADLETLGRELYFWLGPLRYPLVRLMMLWGRLFLGGDLTRPSPLDAARRLGTPVFLIHSRGDEQIPFAHAERLRAALGTNARAEFYFPGRGRHGELPADFLPRVAAFFDAHLRRPPPR